Genomic DNA from Bacillus kexueae:
AACCTCGAAAGTATAGATTACGTCTATTAAATGGGGCAAACGCTCGCTTTTATCGCCTTTCTTTGTCCAATGGCTTACCGTTTATTCAAATCGGTACAGACCAAGGGTTACTACCTTCACCAGTGCTTGTACACGAGTTAACTTTAGCACCTGCCGAAAGAGCTGACGTCATCTTAGATTTTACCCAATTGAAAATGGAAGAATTGATATTGTTAAATAATGCCCCTTCTCCTTTTCCACAAGGGGAAAAGCCAGACCCTTCCACCGAAGGAGTTGTCATGAAATTTATAGTGAATCAAAAACGAAAAGGAATGGACCAAACGTATATCCCTCCCGTTTTAGCGAGCATTCCAAAATTAGAGGAATCGTCTTCCATTCAAAATCGGAAGCTTCTTTTAAACATGAAACCTGATACTTATGGTCGGTCCATTCATCTATTAAACAATCGGTTATGGTCCGATCCGATTACAGAAGCTCCAAATCTATGGAGCATGGAGGTTTGGAGCCTCATTAACGTGTCCAAGGCAACACATCCCATTCATCTCCATTTAGTAAAATTCCAACTTTTGGATCGACAACCTTTTGACCGAGATAGATACGAAAAAGAAGGAAAAATTGTGTTAACGGGTGTAAGAAAGGAACCCGACTTAAATGAGAAAGGGTGGAAGGACACCGTTCGAGCAAACCCTGGTGAAATAACCCGAATCATCGTTCCATTTGGACCTTATTCAGGATTATTTGTATGGCATTGCCACATTCTCGAACACGAAGATTACGAAATGATGCGTCCATACAAAATCATACCAAACAAGGAATGACTCGTATTTTGAAGAAACACATTAATTTCTATAAATTGCACACAAGAATCCCCTTGATCAATATTTTGATCAATGACCTAGCATTTGTTTTTGCAGTTAATAAAAATGTCATTTCTTGTTTCTTTTTTTACAATTATTTCACTCTGATTGGATTCGATAGGTTCTTTCTTTATGTATTAAGATTGAAAGCGGGACAACAACTGGCACCATTTATTCTACAGTTCGAAGGTGAATTGCACGCCCATTGGCCCCCATACTTGAAACTGTTGCAACGCCGTTTTCTCATTCCAATGATCAACAGTTCATAGGTACATATTTTCAATTGAGAAAGTAAAGCCTTACATGTTTTTAGTGAACTTACTTTTAGTCTATTTGCCGAGTGATCAAGTTAAGGTCCTCTAAAACAATTGATTCACCCTGATTTCTAAGAAGATCAATGACAACAGTTAAATTATCCTTGACCTTTTCTGCATAGGTAAAATCACCGTAGCAATATGGGTAACGAAAGTTCGTTGAATCTCCACCGCAATTATAAAGTTCTGGGTTTTGTTGTACTTTTAAGTCGGAATATTGTTTCGCTAACTCTTCAGAATGTTTCTTTCCGTTTTGAGCAATAAAATCAATATAACCAGGACCCATATTATAGCTTTGGATAACCGTCTCCATATCAACTTGTTGTTGCGAACCGTACTTGTACATGTTGGCAAAATGTTTCACTCCTTGACGAATACTTTCATCAGGAGTATTTATTGCATTCCGTTTATATCCAGCCGACTCGGAAGACTGCATCACATCTTCACCGAGTGCATTACTTTCTTGCAAAATAATAGCTAAAATGACAGGTTTCAACTCTGTTAATTGGTAAGATGCTAATTCATTGTTTACCACATTCTCATATTTTAATAGTTTTTCCTCGACTTGATTGGTTCGTTGAAAAACTTGTTGATTTTCATACCTTTCGTATATGAGAAAGACTATTAAAAGACTAAAGACGAATAAAGAAACCATCCCTACTTTCTTTTTCACACGAAAAACCCCTTCACAAAATCAATCTCTCTATAAATAAGACCGTCTTTTTTTACGAATGGTTTCACTTTATTGTGAAGTTTTTGGCAAAATGAAAAGGGAGTTCAACTCCCTTTAACTACTTTTTCGTGCATAAATGAGTTGGGCAAATTGAGCGTATTGACGTACTTCTTTCAACTCTAAATCGATTTCTTGATCAAACGGTTGGAATAGCGGAATCCCTTTTCCGATAAGTACTGGTGCTATTGTGATAATGTATTCATCTATGAGATTATTTTGTAAGAAAGAGTGGATAATCCCTCCTCCACCAACAAGCCAAATCGTTCCACCATTCTCCTCTTTTAACCTCCTCGTGAAGGTTTTTACATCTTCATGAACGAACTGAACATATGGAGAATGTTGCTTCTCTTTTGAGGTAAACACAAAGCACTTTTTGTTTTCATACGGAAATGTCCCTTTCATTTCATTTAATATCCATTCATATGTACGATTTCCCATTACAACTGTATCAACCGGTTTGTAAAATGCCTCATAACCCGCATCTCCATCTACTTTCGTCTTAAATAGCCAGTCGAGAGAATCATCCTCAGTTGCAATATACCCATCAAGACTCATCGCGATGTATAGACTTACTTTTCTATTTTTCATCCAAACGTCTCCTTCTAATAAAATAAGAAAAATCATCTTATCGGAATCGAATTAGAAAATCAAGTCGCCGAATTCACATCCACTTTAAACACATAGCTTACTTTTTCATAATGCATTTTCTCTTCATAAAAGCGATGCGCTTCCGTTCGCTTTAACCCTGAAGAAAGCGCAATTTTCTCATACCCGTCAGCAATCGCCAATTCGTGTATATGCGATAATAATATTTCCCCATATCCTTGCGATCTTCTTTTCGAATCCGTGACAAGGTCACATACCCATAGATATTTTCCATAATATAATGTTATCATCGGTTGAAAACCGATAACTGCAACAATTTCATCTCCTTCAAACAACCCGAACTGACGATACCCTTCTTTTTCGGCTGCTTCAATTACGAGATTCAAATATTCCTCTTCATGCAGATGCGCTCTTAATTGATTCATAACTGGATACGCAAGTTGACGTTCTTCGTTCGATTTTAGTTCTTTAATAGATATCATTTTAGTACTCCCTTCCATCAAAATGCTACATACCCAATATTCGCAAAATGCCTTTTTCTCCACCCTACCATTTATTCCATATTTTTCAATATAAAAAACTTCCCTTTATAGAGGGGAGCTTCAAAATTTTTGTATGTTAAATTGGTCATGAAGAACAAGCCAGTTTTGAGGAAACGGATTCCCTAGGACCCAATAGCTAACACCTCGTAATCCCAACTCTTCTACAAGATTATATTTCGCTTTGACACTGCGGGCGTCTTCAAACCAGACGATATGTTTCTTACCATCTCTGTCTGTGTACTCATAATAAGGAGATTGTGCTTTTTCATCAAATTGAATTGCAACTCCATTTTGAGCGGCGCGTTCCACTGCTTGCTGAGGGCTTAACGTTTTAGCCCATTTTCCACCTTCCACATATGGTAAAGTCCAATCATAACCGTATAGCGGCATTCCCATCATGATTTTTTCCTTGGGCATTTCGGTTAAAGCGTATTGAATGACTTTCTTCACTTCGCTTAGTGGTGCAACGGCCATTGGTGGCCCACCTGACCAGCCCCATTCATATGTCATGATGACTACAAAGTCAACAATTTCTCCATGGGCCCGATAATCATGGGCCTCATATAATAATCCTTTTTGATTCCGGGAATATTTCGGTGCGATAGCTGTTGAGACGGAATATCCAAGCGGTCGAAGTCGATTAACGACGTTTCTTAAAAATTGATTATACGCTTCTTTGTCTGATGGATATAAATACTCAAAATCGATATTTAATCCACGGTATCCTTTTTGAGAAAGAATTTGCAACATATTATTTATTAATTTCACTTGTAAATTTGCGGAGTTTAATACCGTATGTGCTAATTCAGAACTAAATTCTCCCTCTTCAAAGTTTGTTAACACCATTAATGGTGCGACCCCTTTTTCTTTCGACACTCGTAAAAACGCATCATCCTGTAATGAACGTACTGTTCCGTCCTGTTGTAATTGGTAGCTAAAAGGAGTTATATACGTTAAGTACTGACCGATTTCTTTAACGGTTTGTTGACCACTTTCATTTAAAAACGTACTGTATGCGTTGACTTCTATCTTTACTTTTTGTTTCCCTGGGATAATGAGACGTTGACCTGGGTAAATCAATGATGGATTTTGAATTCGGTTGGCATAGGCAATTAGCTGAACTGAAACACCATATTGATTGGAAATAGCCCACAAAGAATCGCCTTGTTGTACGGTATGAAAGTCAGTTGGGAGCTTTAATTGTTGGCCGACATATATGACAGAAGGGTTCGTAATTTGATTACTCAAGATTAAGGATTCTATCGTCACACCGTAATGTTGAGCAATTGACCATAACGTTTCACCTGCACGAACTATATGGATGGATGCGGATGGTGGAATGACGAGTGATTGTCCAACTACTAATGTATTTGGATCGGTTAGGCCGTTTGCTTGGGCGATTTGATTCCAAGGAACTCCATACACTTGTGAAATTTGCCATAGTGTGTCACCGGACTGAACCACATATATACGCAAGCTGTCCCCTCCTTCAATTACAGGAACTATCATAACTGATTCACTTTATGCTGAATGTGGCTTCAATATTCATTTATGCATCTATACGGAGTTGGCTCTTTTCATTAAAAAACGTCCGCACACCATAATGAAGTGCAATAAAAACGGAAATACCGACACTTCCTGCGATTCCAAGCAAGACTACGATTTGGTATTCAATGGCGATTAAGGGACTTGTCCCAGATAGTATTTGACCCGTCATCATTCCAGGTAAAAAAATAATACCCATTCCGACCATGCTATTGATAGTAGGCAAAATCGCCGAATCAAAGCTATCGTTTACTATTGATTTTACCGCTACTTCAGGCTTCGCTCCTAACATTAGTGCTCCTTCGATAAGGAACCGCTCTTGTCGAAATCCTTCTAGCAAGGATTTGATTCCTAACGATACACCAGTCATTGTATTTCCTATAATCATCCCAGCAATCGGAATAAAATAGCGTGGATCATACCACGGATTGAATTGTACGACGACAAAATTAAAGTAAAACAAGGTAAATAACGTGCCTAGTAACATTGCGACTGCTATGACACGTTGTAACTGTAAATAGCCCTTTAGCTGAATTTGCTTATACACATTATAGATTGCAAATGCCTCCATAATCAAAATTATAACAAGTGTCGTTATTGGATTCGGATTTTCAAATATGTATGAAAGTATGTACCCTACAAGAACAAGCTGAAGTGTCATTCGAATGGAAGCGATGAAAATTCGTTTCTCCCGCTTTATTCCTCGCACACGAATAAGAAAAAGGAGCAGAATTATAAATAGATAGGCTGCTATAAATCGTACCAATTGAATATCTATTATAGACTCTTTCATGTTCCCTCCTAGGAAGATTGCTTTTTCAACTCAATAATTTGGTCACTGAAGCGTTTCGCCATTTGTGTTGAATGAGTGATCATAATGACCGTTTTATTTAGCTTTTTCAAATAAGTTAATAAATCATTCATCACTAAGTCTTCAGTCTGATCATCAAGCGCTGACGTTGGTTCATCCAATAAATAGACGTCAGGGTCACAAAGCAGCATTCTGGCAAGTGCTAATCGTTGCTTTTCCCCACCTGATAAATTGTTGACATCCTCATCCAACGATTTAATTAAATGGGCTATTTTTAAATAATATGATAACTGTTTATCTGATACAGGCGGCATATCCCGCCACATCAGTCCAATTTGTAAATTTTCACGAATGGTTCCATCAATCATCACCGGTTGTTGACTTAGCATCGAAACGGTTCGCCGCCATTCAATCGGATTCCATAGTTGAATATTCTTTGACTGATAGAATATTTCCCCTCTATTCGGAGTTTCCATTTGATTTAAAAGCTTTAAAAATGTTGTTTTGCCAGCACCACTTTCTCCGACAATACTCGTTACTTCACCACGATTAATGGTCAACTTCTCAATGTTTAATATATCTTTATAGATTAACTCTTTAATTACGAACATGCGCCCCTCCTATTTTCAAATACTACTAAATCCAATGTACCAAATTTCCAGTTTGTATGAAAAGGAAAACTCTCTTCGAAGATTTTACGTATACATAAAAAGCGAACCAGCATAACCTGATTCGCTCTCTCCAATGGATTACCCTTTTTGTTCAGTAGTGGACGTATGTTCCCATGCTTCTGCTTTTGTTAGGCCTTCAATCGATGAAGCGTTGAAAACAGGGTCTTTTCCTGCTTTACGTTGAGATACATAGTCACGTAACACTTGAACGGCAATTTTTGATAATAGAGTAATCGCTATTAAGTTGATTACGGCCATTAAGCCCATAAAGAGGTCTGCCAAATCCCAAACGATTTGAATACCTGAAACAGATCCAAAAACAACCATTGCCACGACTGCTAAACGATAAACGAATAATGCCATTTTGTTTTCACGAATAAATTCAATATTCGTTTCACCGTAATAATAGTTTCCAATAATGGAGCTAAAAGCAAATAAGAAAATCGCAATCGCAACAAAGATCGACGCCCAGCTTCCGATATGGGAAGCAAGTGCAGCTTGTGTTAATTGAATCCCACCTAGTTCTTGATCAGGTGATACATCAAATAATAAAATTAAGAACGCTGTTGCTGAACAAATAATAATCGTGTCAAAGAATACCCCTAACGATTGAATGAAGCCTTGCTTTGCTGGATGCGATACATTCGCTGTTGCAGCTGCGTTTGGCGCACTACCCATACCCGCTTCATTCGAGAATAATCCACGCTTAATTCCATACATTAGTGCAGCTCCAACGCTTCCTCCAGCTACTTCTTCTAAACCGAACGCACTTTTAAAAATAAGTGCAATAATACCTGGAATCTCTGTAATGTTCATGATTACAACAACAAGTGCTACGATAATATAAATTCCAGCCATGACCGGCACAATAATTTGCGTCACTTTCGCGATTCGATGGATTCCACCAAAAATAATAATCGCTGTAATGATGGCTAATAGCGTAGCCATAATTGTTTTATTCACAGAAAACGCTTCTTCAAATGCAGCTGAAATGGTGTTCGCTTGTACAGCATTAAAAATAAGACCAAAACATAACGTAATTAATACTGCAAAAATAATTCCTAACCAGCGTGCATTAAGTGCTTTTTCCATGTAATATGCTGGTCCACCGCGGAATGTGTCACCATCTTTTACTTTATATACTTGAGCAAGTGTACTTTCAACGAAGCTGGAAGCCATTCCAATCATCGCAATTAGCCACATCCAGAAAACAGCACCAGGACCACCGAACGCGATAGCTAACGCAACACCTGCTAAATTTCCAGTTCCGACACGGGAAGCAGCGCTTACAAAAAATGCTTGGGCAGATGAAACACCTTTCCCACTGCTCTTTTCCGTAATTAATCGGAACATTTCACCTAAATGGCGAAACTGGACAAATTTCGTTTGAATGGTAAAAAGAATACCGAGACCAATGAGCATATAAATTAAGATATAGCTCCAAAGAACGGTATTACCTTTTCCAACGATTTCACTTAACCATTCCATGAAAGATCCCCCTTTTTCATCTGTCAGTTCTTCTTATGTTAGGTTTTTTAACACGAACAGGTAACATTATATCACAAATTTAAAGAAAAATTCTACACATTTTTTTCTGTAGCATAATCTATAAATCTTTGATACTATTAATCGTATATAAGGGAGTTGATGGCGATGCGGATCATGCAATTTTTGCTTTCTGTTACGCTTATCGTTGCCATATTCGTCACAACAGCTTCTTCTCAATTAACAGCTATTACAAGCGATGCTTTTGAAGGCATTGAGGCATATGCATACGATACGGACGACGTTCTTTCTAGTCATGAAAAAGCAGGAATCTTAAAGGATTATGTTGAATTGCCCCACCCATTTACGCACTTCATTTCAACTTATTATGTTAAGCGCCTATTCTTAACTGAAAGGTTTTTCGGGGCGAATTATTTGAAAGATCTTTCTCTTCCGAACAGAATGTAAAAAAGGAGGGGAAACGATGTTAGGTTGGGTTCGTTTATTAATAATTGGATGTTTTTCATTAACGGCTATGTCGTTGTTTTTTTACCAAGGGGTAGAAATCATACAAGCGTTTCTTGACTACTTCCACTCTAAACATCATTCATAAAAAAGTTAACCCACAAGCCTTCATATGACTTGTGGGTTTTTACTTACACTTCTTTTTTATAGAACCAAGCGTCGATTACTTTTCCAGCTTCTTGCTCATCCACATAAAATGAACCATTACTATACCGTTCATTTATTCGTAAACTTTCAACTGGAACTATCTCTACTTGTCCTTTTTCAGTTTGTATATAAAACTCTTCATTCCCCGATGTCACGAATGCTCGAACCGTTTGATGTGGATTCGTTTTCAACTCTCGTAACATCACTACGCCACGTTTCGCACGAGAAGAAGGCTCAAACTCCGTTAACGCCATTTTCTTCATCGCACCCCGATGTGTAATAAGCGTAATTGTGTCCGTCTCTTCGCTAATAATGCCACCACTTACAACGTAGTCATCATCCTTTAGATTGATTCCCTTTACACCGGCAGCTCTTGTCCCAACAACATTAATTTCTTCTTCATGGAATCGCAAACCATATCCATTACGTGTGGCAATGAACACTTCTTTCGTTCCATCGGTCACTTCGACATGTACGACTTCATCGTCATCCTTTAAATTAACAGCAACAAGAGGTTTCGAATAACGTTGCGCTTTATATTGCTTTAACTCCGACTTTTTCGTCATGCCGTTCTTTGTGAAAAATAGTAAAAACGAATCTGTTTCGAAGTCTTTCACCGGAATGGCTTTTAAAATCGTTTCATCCTTATCAATTGGTATGAGTGAAGCTACATGCTGACCAAGATCTTTCCAGCGAATATCAGGTAATTCGTGTACTGGGAAGTATAAATAGTTCCCTTTATTCGTAAAGAGTAATAAAACATCTGTCGTATTCATCTCGAGACAAGATAGTAAGTGATCCGTATCTTTCATTCCAAAATCTTGCCCGTTCGATGCGCTGTATGACCTCAAACTTGTCCGCTTTACATAGCCATCTTTCGTAACAGTTACCATGACGTCCTCACTTGCAACCATAACTTCTAAATTGATTTTAATTTCTTCAATTTCATCCTCGATAACCGTTCTACGTTCATCAGCATACGTTTTTTTAATTTTTCGCAAATCTGTTTTAATAACTTTTAGTAATTTCTTCTCATCTTGTAAAATGGCAGTCAACTCTTCAATTTTCTCACCTAGCTCTTTTGCTTCTTCTTGAAGAGCTGTTACGTCCGTGTTCGTTAAACGATAAAGTTGCAAGGAAACAATTGCTTCTGCCTGAGGCTCTGTAAATTGGTAGCTTTCCATTAAATTATTTTTCGCATCTCGTTTATCTTTCGAAGCACGAATCGTCGCAATCACTTCATCCAATATTGATAAAGCTTTAATTAGACCTTCTACTACGTGCTGCCGCTCTTCTGCCTTTTTCAATTCGTATTTGGAACGATTGGTTACAACTTCTTTTTGGTGATCAATATACGCATCAAGAATTTGTAAAATTCCCATTAGCTGCGGTCGACGGTTATGTATAGCTACCATATTAAAGTTATACGGAATTTGCAAATCTGTGTTTTTATATAAGAAGTTTAATACACCTTCAGCATTTGCATCTTTTTTGAGCTCGACAACAATCCGTAATCCGGTACGATCTGTTTCATCTCGCACTTCTGAAATTCCTTCTACTTTCTTATCAAGGCGAAGCTCATCCATCTTTTTCACGAGATTTGCCTTATTGACTTCGTAAGGAATTTCCGTAATGACAATTTGTTGTCTTCCGCCACGAATTGTTTCGATATCCGCTTTACCACGAATGATTACTTTTCCTTTTCCTGTTTCATATGCCTTCTTAATTCCATCAATCCCTTGTATAATTCCTCCAGTTGGAAAATCCGGCCCTTTCATAATGTCCATGATTTCATCAACAGTTACGGATGGCTTATCAATTCTTTTAATCACCGCGTCAATTACCTCACCTAAATGGTGGGGAGGAATATCCGTCGCATATCCTGCTGAAATACCTGTGGAGCCATTCACAAGCAAATTTGGGAACATTGCCGGTAAAACAACCGGTTCCTCACTTGTATCATCGAAGTTTGGAACAAAGTCTACCGTTTGCTTTTCGATATCACGGAGCAACTCTTTTGCAATTGGAGAAAGCCTTGCTTCTGTATAACGCATCGCCGCAGGAGGATCTCCATCAATGCTTCCGTTATTCCCGTGCATTTCGATTAATACATTTCGCACTTTCCAATCCTGACTCATCCGAACCATTGCATCGTACACTGATGTATCTCCGTGCGGATGATAGTTACCAATAACATTACCAACCGTTTTTGCCGACTTACGGAATGGTTTTTCACTCGTGTTTCCATCGACATACATGGCATATAAAATTCTTCGTTGAACGGGTTTTAAACCGTCTCGCGCATCGGGTAATGCACGGTCTTGAATAATATATTTACTATATCGACCAAAACGGTCTCCGAGAACTTCCTCTAACGGTAATTCATGAAAACGTTCTGCTTGAGTCATCGATTAGACCTCCTCTCCGATGGATAAATTTTCATTTTCTAAGATGTTAGACTCTTCTTCTAATCCGAAAGCGACATTTTTTTCGATCCATTTTCGGCGAGGTTCGACTTTATCGCCCATAAGCGTTGTTATTCTTCTTTCCGCTCGAGCAGCATCATCAATTCGAACACGTATAAGAGTACGTGTTTCAGGATTCATGGTTGTTTCCCAAAGTTGGTCAGCATTCATTTCTCCTAAACCTTTGTATCGTTGAATCGTGTAGCCTTTTCCTACTTTCTTCGTCACTTCACGTAATTCTTCATCGCTCCAGGCATATTCAATGACTTCCTTCTTCCCACTTCCTTTTGATACTTTGTAAAGTGGCGGAAGCGCAATAAATACTTTTCCTTCTTCAATTAGAGGTTTCATGTAGCGATAGAAGAAGGTTAAAAGCAACACTTGAATATGAGCACCATCTGTATCAGCATCTGTCATAATGATGACTTTATCATAGTTCACATCTTCAATTGAAAAGTCAGCGCCAACTCCAGCTCCAATCGCATGAATGATAGTATTGATTTCCTCATTTTTGAAGATATCTTGCAATTTTGCTTTTTCAGTATTGATAACTTTCCCTCGTAACGGCAACACAGCTTGGAACTTTCGATCCCTACCTTGCTTCGCTGAACCACCTGCGGAATCACCCTCTACAAGGTATAATTCATTATTTTTCGGATTTCGTGACTGTGCTGGTGTTAATTTTCCACTTAACGTGGACTCTTGACGTTTACGCTTTTTACCAGACCGCGCTTCTTCTCTTGCTTTTCGAGCCGCCTCACGAGCTTGAGCCGCTTTGATGGCTTTTTTAATTAACAGCGAGCTTACATCTGGATTTTCCTCTAAAAAATAAGACAATTGTTCAGAAACAACTGCATCCACTGCTGAACGCGCTTCACTTGTACCTAGTTTTCCTTTTGTTTGTCCTTCAAACTGAAGAAGCTCTTCTGGAATACGTACGGATACAATCGCAGACAACCCTTCACGAATATCAGTTCCTTCTAAATTTTTATCTTTATCCTTTAAAAGGCTAACCTTTCGAGCGTACTCGTTAAAAGCACGAGTCATTGCTGATTTTGCACCAGCTTCATGCGTACCGCCATCCTTCGTTCGCACATTATTAACAAAGGACAAGATGTTTTCGCTAAATCCATCATTAAATTGGAAGGCAAATTCTACTTCGATACCATGTTGTTCCCCTTCAAAAGAAACAACTGAATGTAATGAATCCTTCTCTTCATTTAAGTAGGTGACGAACGCCTCAATCCCATTTTCATAATGGTAGGTTTCTGCTACTCCATGGCGCTTATCGACTAATTCAATCTTTAACCCCTTTAACAAGAAAGCTGATTCGCGTAAACGTTCACTTAATGTATCGAAATTAAATACCGTCGTACTAAACATGGTTGGATCAGGCTTGAAATGAATGGTTGTCCCTGTATCTTTCGCTTTCCCTTTCTTCTCCAATGTTGTTACAGGCTTCCCACCATTTTCAAACCGCTGCTCATATACAAATCCATCCCGTTTTATCGTTACGATTAACCATTCAGACAAGGCGTTTACAACAGACGCACCAACACCATGTAATCCACCACTTGTTTTATAACCGCCTTGACCAAACTTTCCACCTGCGTGGAGTACAGTTAAGATGACTTCAGGAGTTGGCTTCCCCATTTTATGCATCCCTGTCGGCATACCGCGCCCCTTATCTTGAACAGAAATACTATTATCATTATGTATCGTTACTTTAATATGATCTCCGTAGCCAGCTAACGCTTCATCTACAGAGTTATCTACGATTTCGTAAACAAGATGATGCAAACCTCTCGCATCCGTACTTCCAATGTACATCCCTGGACGCTTACGGACTGCTTCCAATCCTTCTAGAACTTGAATCGCATCATCATTGTATTCAATCTTTCTCGTATTCACCAAACGACTTTAACCCCTTTCACAACTATGAGAACATATGTTCAGTACGTCTTGATT
This window encodes:
- a CDS encoding multicopper oxidase family protein — protein: MLDSGLLTKFVDPLPRIPIAKPLGTQNGIPFYTISMKEKFQKLHRDLPETKIWGYGGRFPGPTIHVWQHQPIHVLWRNDLPTKHFLPIDKTVHGAEPSQPEVRTVVHLHGGVTKEESDGYPEAWFTHHFNEVGPYFRQKVYEYPNIQQASTLWYHDHAMGITRLNIYAGLAGFYLIHDVTEYSLPLPKGEYDVPLLLQDRSVNEDGSLYYPSQPTPPIETVNPSVIPDFFGNMNLVNGKVWPYFEVEPRKYRLRLLNGANARFYRLSLSNGLPFIQIGTDQGLLPSPVLVHELTLAPAERADVILDFTQLKMEELILLNNAPSPFPQGEKPDPSTEGVVMKFIVNQKRKGMDQTYIPPVLASIPKLEESSSIQNRKLLLNMKPDTYGRSIHLLNNRLWSDPITEAPNLWSMEVWSLINVSKATHPIHLHLVKFQLLDRQPFDRDRYEKEGKIVLTGVRKEPDLNEKGWKDTVRANPGEITRIIVPFGPYSGLFVWHCHILEHEDYEMMRPYKIIPNKE
- a CDS encoding lysozyme family protein, with translation MVSLFVFSLLIVFLIYERYENQQVFQRTNQVEEKLLKYENVVNNELASYQLTELKPVILAIILQESNALGEDVMQSSESAGYKRNAINTPDESIRQGVKHFANMYKYGSQQQVDMETVIQSYNMGPGYIDFIAQNGKKHSEELAKQYSDLKVQQNPELYNCGGDSTNFRYPYCYGDFTYAEKVKDNLTVVIDLLRNQGESIVLEDLNLITRQID
- a CDS encoding dihydrofolate reductase family protein, which gives rise to MKNRKVSLYIAMSLDGYIATEDDSLDWLFKTKVDGDAGYEAFYKPVDTVVMGNRTYEWILNEMKGTFPYENKKCFVFTSKEKQHSPYVQFVHEDVKTFTRRLKEENGGTIWLVGGGGIIHSFLQNNLIDEYIITIAPVLIGKGIPLFQPFDQEIDLELKEVRQYAQFAQLIYARKSS
- a CDS encoding GNAT family N-acetyltransferase, with the protein product MISIKELKSNEERQLAYPVMNQLRAHLHEEEYLNLVIEAAEKEGYRQFGLFEGDEIVAVIGFQPMITLYYGKYLWVCDLVTDSKRRSQGYGEILLSHIHELAIADGYEKIALSSGLKRTEAHRFYEEKMHYEKVSYVFKVDVNSAT
- a CDS encoding LysM peptidoglycan-binding domain-containing protein; this translates as MRIYVVQSGDTLWQISQVYGVPWNQIAQANGLTDPNTLVVGQSLVIPPSASIHIVRAGETLWSIAQHYGVTIESLILSNQITNPSVIYVGQQLKLPTDFHTVQQGDSLWAISNQYGVSVQLIAYANRIQNPSLIYPGQRLIIPGKQKVKIEVNAYSTFLNESGQQTVKEIGQYLTYITPFSYQLQQDGTVRSLQDDAFLRVSKEKGVAPLMVLTNFEEGEFSSELAHTVLNSANLQVKLINNMLQILSQKGYRGLNIDFEYLYPSDKEAYNQFLRNVVNRLRPLGYSVSTAIAPKYSRNQKGLLYEAHDYRAHGEIVDFVVIMTYEWGWSGGPPMAVAPLSEVKKVIQYALTEMPKEKIMMGMPLYGYDWTLPYVEGGKWAKTLSPQQAVERAAQNGVAIQFDEKAQSPYYEYTDRDGKKHIVWFEDARSVKAKYNLVEELGLRGVSYWVLGNPFPQNWLVLHDQFNIQKF
- a CDS encoding ABC transporter permease — translated: MKESIIDIQLVRFIAAYLFIILLLFLIRVRGIKREKRIFIASIRMTLQLVLVGYILSYIFENPNPITTLVIILIMEAFAIYNVYKQIQLKGYLQLQRVIAVAMLLGTLFTLFYFNFVVVQFNPWYDPRYFIPIAGMIIGNTMTGVSLGIKSLLEGFRQERFLIEGALMLGAKPEVAVKSIVNDSFDSAILPTINSMVGMGIIFLPGMMTGQILSGTSPLIAIEYQIVVLLGIAGSVGISVFIALHYGVRTFFNEKSQLRIDA
- a CDS encoding ABC transporter ATP-binding protein, with the protein product MFVIKELIYKDILNIEKLTINRGEVTSIVGESGAGKTTFLKLLNQMETPNRGEIFYQSKNIQLWNPIEWRRTVSMLSQQPVMIDGTIRENLQIGLMWRDMPPVSDKQLSYYLKIAHLIKSLDEDVNNLSGGEKQRLALARMLLCDPDVYLLDEPTSALDDQTEDLVMNDLLTYLKKLNKTVIMITHSTQMAKRFSDQIIELKKQSS
- a CDS encoding alanine/glycine:cation symporter family protein; its protein translation is MEWLSEIVGKGNTVLWSYILIYMLIGLGILFTIQTKFVQFRHLGEMFRLITEKSSGKGVSSAQAFFVSAASRVGTGNLAGVALAIAFGGPGAVFWMWLIAMIGMASSFVESTLAQVYKVKDGDTFRGGPAYYMEKALNARWLGIIFAVLITLCFGLIFNAVQANTISAAFEEAFSVNKTIMATLLAIITAIIIFGGIHRIAKVTQIIVPVMAGIYIIVALVVVIMNITEIPGIIALIFKSAFGLEEVAGGSVGAALMYGIKRGLFSNEAGMGSAPNAAATANVSHPAKQGFIQSLGVFFDTIIICSATAFLILLFDVSPDQELGGIQLTQAALASHIGSWASIFVAIAIFLFAFSSIIGNYYYGETNIEFIRENKMALFVYRLAVVAMVVFGSVSGIQIVWDLADLFMGLMAVINLIAITLLSKIAVQVLRDYVSQRKAGKDPVFNASSIEGLTKAEAWEHTSTTEQKG